Proteins found in one Arachis stenosperma cultivar V10309 chromosome 8, arast.V10309.gnm1.PFL2, whole genome shotgun sequence genomic segment:
- the LOC130945145 gene encoding PRA1 family protein H: MVFASNPLALSVPEPAFESWLRDSGYLEVLDHNTSATTTTSSSSFTGDPSTSAATPASGFFVSLFSRLAILFSLLTLNPLAKLAAEDFAGDTPSWSRAFVGFSGSYSFPSSSAQARLRVHENVKRYARNYAYLFILFFACALYQMPIALVGLISCLAIWDFFKYFNDKWQLDQYPITRQCLLRLAQCVTAVILIYSNVQVALFCALSVSYASMILHAAFRKLTPAKQLPPVGRGR; encoded by the exons ATGGTGTTCGCATCCAATCCCTTAGCCCTAAGCGTTCCCGAACCCGCCTTCGAATCCTGGCTTCGGGACTCCGGCTACCTCGAAGTCCTCGACCACAACACCTCCGctaccaccaccacctcctcttcctccttcaCTGGTGACCCCTCCACCTCCGCCGCCACCCCTGCTTCTGGATTCTTCGTCTCCCTCTTCTCCCGCCTCGCCattctcttctctctcctcacactcAACCCCCTCGCCAAGCTCGCCGCCGAAGACTTCGCCGGCGACACTCCGTCGTGGTCTCGCGCCTTCGTTGGCTTCTCCGGGTCTTACTCCTTCCCTTCTTCGTCCGCCCAGGCGCGATTGAGGGTTCACGAGAACGTTAAGCGCTATGCTCGTAACTATGCTTATTTGTTCATCCTCTTCTTCGCTTGCGCCTT GTATCAGATGCCAATTGCTCTTGTTGGGCTGATATCATGTTTGGCAATTTGGGATTTCTTCAAGTATTTCAATGACAAATGGCAATTGGATCAATATCCTATAACTCGGCAGTGTTTGCTTCGCCTAGCCCAATGCG TAACAGCAGTTATTCTAATTTATTCCAATGTCCAAGTGGCCCTCTTTTGTGCCTTAAGTGTCAGCTATGCAA GCATGATTCTGCATGCTGCATTTAGGAAGTTGACCCCCGCAAAGCAATTGCCGCCCGTCGGCAGGGGTAGGTGA
- the LOC130944598 gene encoding uncharacterized protein LOC130944598 — protein sequence MGKKSSASLKKKRSKHSSKSKTKPRSKSKSRKYKSKKVRRRDVSSSSSDYDDSKSLHTSVSSSSEDNYRRKRDRSRSRKDVKSRKRARRRSYSSDSSEDSHYARKRKKLKRKSEPEVKEKLYKKKIRKEVSVSSRSSGSRSTCSSFQGGTSAGDDDQYESHRGRSLRKENEKQRLEKERIGSEKSSRYRPRSSSSCSRSSESSYERTKENFFEENYVGESNSRRLRSVITVVKEAEEPREFSRNDNKEEILDDYDYPCRSNGSNEGGAKREVDHHTVPTTDEKLSVEGEIGDKNVDSAGTSEYLKKTSEAFEGNLNGDDLESILRQKALENLKKFRGGIQSSAKISYQKNKFISQVKQSCNHGGVQGKSNVNNEALGTNFDNKIFVEETSSPIERRGLNAHRRNSDLLNMDKDISGSAKNHLTCAQEKVSDAYKPTETIIESTDYRTKNPESTTPESTHESLQRCLSLKQKPVSRLSMEKSLVAEGSNGGDTSEASHIASHSNIDNVDNNEGLSSAVSKPSNNGQDEIEEHSQLAFKQTSASLAPPNVKLPVAEGGAENAARTTQAAIQNVNNSSKDVDEVSNSTKNKSGDENSSVENNSGKLQDESNHDSQFERKTMSLMKGGEMVQVSYQVYIPKKTPALARRQLKR from the exons ATGGGGAAGAAATCCTCCGCTTCACTCAAGAAGAAACGTTCCAAGCACTCCTCCAAGTCTAAG ACCAAGCCAAGAAGTAAAAGTAAGAGTCGGAAATATAAATCCAAGAAGGTTCGCCGCCGTGATGTTTCTTCTTCTAGCTCTGACTATGATGATTCAAAAAGTTTGCACACATCagtgtcctctagctctgaagATAATTACAGAAGAAAAAGGGATCGGTCTCGCTCAAGAAAAGATGTGAAAAGTCGGAAGAGGGCTAGGAGACGTTCATACAGCAGTGACAGCAGTGAGGACTCTCACTATGCTAGGAAGAGGAAAAAGTTGAAGAGAAAAAGTGAGCCTGAGGTGAAGGAGAAGCTTTACAAGAAAAAGATTAGGAAAGAGGTAAGTGTTAGTTCAAGAAGCAGTGGGTCACGGAGCACCTGCTCTTCATTTCAGGGTGGGACTTCTGCCGGTGATGATGATCAATATGAGAGTCACAGGGGAAGATCACTTAGAAAAGAGAATGAGAAACAGAGATTGGAGAAAGAGAGAATTGGGAGTGAAAAGAGTAGTAGATATAGGCCCAGAAGTAGTTCATCATGCAGTCGATCTAGTGAAAGTAGTTATGAAAGGACCAAAGAGAACTTTTTTGAAGAGAATTATGTAGGTGAGAGCAATTCGAGGAGGCTCCGATCAGTTATTACTGTTGTAAAAGAGGCAGAAGAACCTAGGGAATTTTCTAGAAATGATAATAAGGAGGAGATTTTAGATGATTATGATTACCCTTGTAGAAGTAACGGCAGTAATGAAGGGGGCGCAAAAAGAGAGGTGGATCATCACACAGTTCCCACAACGGATGAGAAATTGAGTGTTGAGGGTGAGATAGGAGACAAGAATGTTGATAGTGCCGGGACAAGTGAATATCTGAAGAAGACGAGTGAGGCTTTTGAGGGTAATCTGAATGGTGATGACTTGGAGTCAATTCTAAGACAGAAGGCGTTGGAAAACTTAAAGAAGTTCCGAGGTGGGATCCAGTCTTCTGCAAAAATTTCCTatcagaaaaataaatttattagcCAGGTAAAGCAATCTTGTAACCATGGTGGAGTTCAAGGTAAGTCTAATGTTAATAACGAGGCTTTAGGGACAAATTTCGATAATAAAATCTTTGTAGAAGAAACTAGTTCTCCTATTGAGAGGAGAGGTTTAAACGCTCATCGAAGAAACAGTGATTTGTTAAACATGGACAAAGATATATCTGGTTCTGCCAAGAATCACTTGACCTGTGCGcaagaaaaggttagtgatgCATATAAACCCACTGAAACAATCATAGAATCTACCGATTACAGGACAAAAAACCCAGAGTCGACCACACCAGAGTCTACCCATGAATCACTTCAAAGATGCTTATCACTGAAGCAAAAACCTGTGTCTAGACTTTCTATGGAAAAGTCATTGGTCGCAGAGGGAAGTAATGGTGGGGATACTTCCGAGGCTTCTCACATTGCAAGTCATAGTAACATTGATAATGTTGATAACAATGAAGGATTATCTTCTGCTGTTTCTAAGCCTTCTAATAATGGACAAGATGAAATCGAGGAGCACTCGCAGTTAGCATTCAAGCAAACATCTGCTTCACTTGCACCTCCTAATGTGAAGCTTCCAGTGGCTGAAGGTGGTGCAGAAAATGCAGCCAGGACCACTCAAGCTGCAATTCAGAATGTTAATAACAGTAGCAAAGATGTCGATGAGGTGAGCAACTCCACTAAGAATAAATCTGGCGATGAAAACTCATCAGTAGAGAATAACTCCGGAAAATTGCAAGATGAATCCAACCATGATTCGCAGTTTGAGCGGAAAACAATGAGTTTGATGAAAGGTGGCGAAATGGTACAG GTTAGCTACCAAGTTTATATCCCCAAGAAAACTCCTGCATTGGCTAGAAGGCAACTCAAGCGATGA